TGGGGGGATGGGGGGATGGGGAGAAAATGAGTTAATTTTTATCCTTCATCCTTCATCCTTTCCCCCTACAACAGTCCACGATAACGAATAAACACTAGAATAGCTGCCCAAGACCCCAAGGCAACTTTGATGGCGACTAAAATGTTGAGGATGGGGATAACACCGCCGCTGAAGAGTGCGCCCATCTCTCCGTGGGGCAACTCAATACCAGCCAGAGTGATTACCGACAATACAATAAAAATCAGAACTGAAACCTTTTCCCAGGCTGCGGCGTTCCAGCGCTTGTAGATATCCTGCATCCACTCTGTTGATGAGGTAATTGCCACAAGACCGATCGCAGTTCCCCCCGCTACCCCAGCTGCAAAACCACCACCAGGACTCAGATGTCCCCGAATCGCCAGTTCGATACCCACCAACGTAGCAATAGTTGCTCCCAGACGCGCCATCACGATGGATGGTCGATCGGTAAACTGATAGATCGAGCAAGA
This genomic stretch from Leptolyngbyaceae cyanobacterium harbors:
- a CDS encoding Na(+)/H(+) antiporter subunit B codes for the protein MKWVYIVAGIALYVKFLIVPNPVSDLSESIVDAVVKDSGIPNAVTAIILRNRLYDTIFEVVVFTIAVMGAKFLLANERPSCSIYQFTDRPSIVMARLGATIATLVGIELAIRGHLSPGGGFAAGVAGGTAIGLVAITSSTEWMQDIYKRWNAAAWEKVSVLIFIVLSVITLAGIELPHGEMGALFSGGVIPILNILVAIKVALGSWAAILVFIRYRGLL